A stretch of the Hyphomicrobiales bacterium genome encodes the following:
- a CDS encoding septal ring lytic transglycosylase RlpA family protein — MRKITLALVALMLTIGANTAFAKSTIGIASFYWQDQKTANGEQFRKHELTAAHRTLPFGTLVRVTRLSNGKKVTVRINDRGPFVKGRIIDLSLGAANKIGLSKKTGLTKVKIEVVGKTKRRK; from the coding sequence TTGAGAAAAATCACTTTAGCACTCGTTGCCCTCATGCTCACGATTGGGGCAAATACGGCGTTCGCAAAATCCACGATCGGCATTGCATCATTTTATTGGCAAGATCAAAAAACAGCCAATGGCGAACAATTCCGTAAACATGAGCTAACCGCAGCCCATCGCACCCTGCCTTTCGGCACATTGGTTCGTGTAACGCGGCTCAGCAATGGCAAGAAAGTGACCGTACGCATTAATGATCGTGGCCCCTTTGTTAAAGGCCGTATCATCGATCTATCTTTGGGTGCCGCAAATAAGATTGGCCTCAGCAAAAAGACCGGCCTGACAAAAGTGAAGATCGAGGTTGTTGGTAAAACAAAACGCCGCAAATAA
- a CDS encoding IclR family transcriptional regulator: protein MSVAELDRKTETIPTNLRLLLVLEVVSRAGVPVTPTDVNAEIGLPKPTIHRLFATLEAEGFLQRELDGRTYTVGRRCRKMSMNIMSSMRMRTARVAILTRLADQIGETCNIAVPERQAMIYLDRIETKWPLRIQLPIGTQVPFYCTASGKMYLSTFQDSHLKRYLLASRFDARTDRTITDPARIKDEAQITRERGHAEDDEEFMDGMIAIAVPIKDDLGRLISTLSFHAPTQRLSIESSREHLPHLRQAASELSDLVAS from the coding sequence GTGAGTGTTGCAGAATTAGATCGTAAGACAGAGACAATTCCGACTAATTTGAGATTGTTGTTAGTGTTAGAAGTAGTGTCTCGGGCTGGTGTTCCTGTTACGCCTACTGACGTTAATGCGGAAATTGGGCTTCCCAAACCAACAATACACAGGCTCTTTGCAACTTTAGAGGCAGAGGGCTTTTTGCAGCGCGAATTGGATGGTCGCACCTATACCGTTGGTCGGCGATGCCGTAAAATGTCGATGAATATTATGTCGTCCATGCGGATGAGAACGGCGCGGGTGGCTATTTTGACAAGGCTTGCTGATCAGATAGGCGAGACCTGCAACATAGCTGTGCCTGAGCGACAGGCGATGATTTATCTTGATCGTATTGAAACAAAATGGCCACTGCGGATTCAATTGCCGATTGGAACGCAGGTGCCGTTTTATTGCACCGCCAGCGGTAAGATGTATTTGTCGACTTTTCAAGATAGCCACTTGAAACGTTATCTGTTGGCATCACGGTTTGATGCGCGCACAGATAGAACAATCACGGATCCTGCACGCATCAAAGATGAAGCACAAATCACCCGTGAGCGCGGGCATGCTGAAGATGACGAAGAATTTATGGATGGCATGATAGCGATAGCAGTGCCGATTAAAGATGATCTGGGGCGGCTGATTTCAACATTGTCATTTCATGCGCCAACCCAACGACTTTCGATTGAAAGCTCGCGTGAGCATTTGCCGCATTTACGCCAAGCTGCATCAGAACTCTCTGATCTCGTCGCAAGTTGA
- a CDS encoding TRAP transporter large permease — MSDSTIITLVSLGVTVFFMLGVPVFLVIGYWVICASFVIGFPLDNIGSALSNVFSKGFALLAMPLFILTGDLINRSGIARRLSDFAYSCLGWLRGGLAMAAIGACGLFAAISGSNSATTATIGSMLHPEMVKGGYDERFSAATAAAGGTVGIIIPPSIIFIVYGFLMNLPISDLFIAGIIPGILMVVAMQFVCWIVCRINGWGHLIDFDVVRVLKTGFGAWLGFFAIGLVLWGIYTGKFSPTEAAGVTVGFCIIVGLICLPLYKLLSSGDKSRSIADKSFGEMFVVEGFKFTEIPSITMRSAQITGILAPLIAVSVVMQQIMSLLGAQETIGNFVTSMGGYYAVLFTAMGIVFVAGMILESLPVTIILAPILAPIAHSVGVDPIHFSVIFLVGASIGFITPPYGLNLYVASGVTGVPYFRLLKFSVIYLVALLIVWITVALTPELATILLPKH; from the coding sequence ATGAGCGATAGCACAATAATAACTCTTGTTTCACTGGGTGTTACTGTCTTCTTTATGTTGGGTGTGCCCGTCTTTTTGGTGATCGGTTACTGGGTTATATGCGCTAGTTTTGTCATCGGTTTTCCGCTTGATAACATTGGTTCTGCTTTGTCCAATGTGTTCAGTAAAGGTTTTGCTCTTTTAGCAATGCCGCTCTTCATTTTGACAGGTGACTTGATTAACCGTTCAGGCATTGCGCGACGATTGTCTGATTTTGCTTATTCCTGTCTCGGCTGGCTTCGTGGGGGGCTGGCGATGGCCGCGATTGGGGCCTGCGGTCTTTTTGCTGCGATCTCTGGGTCCAATTCCGCAACAACTGCAACAATCGGCTCTATGCTTCATCCTGAAATGGTGAAGGGGGGCTATGATGAGCGCTTTTCTGCGGCGACAGCTGCAGCAGGCGGTACTGTTGGTATTATCATCCCGCCATCCATTATCTTCATCGTCTATGGCTTCTTAATGAACTTGCCGATTTCGGATCTTTTCATTGCTGGGATCATTCCTGGTATCTTGATGGTGGTCGCCATGCAGTTTGTTTGCTGGATTGTTTGCCGCATCAACGGTTGGGGTCATTTGATTGATTTTGATGTTGTACGGGTTTTGAAAACGGGCTTCGGTGCTTGGCTCGGTTTCTTTGCCATCGGCTTGGTTCTCTGGGGGATTTATACAGGTAAATTTTCACCGACCGAAGCTGCTGGCGTGACTGTTGGGTTTTGTATCATTGTAGGGCTTATTTGCTTGCCGTTATACAAGCTGCTTAGCTCTGGTGATAAAAGCCGGTCTATCGCTGATAAAAGCTTTGGCGAGATGTTTGTTGTAGAAGGCTTTAAATTCACAGAGATACCGAGCATTACAATGCGTTCAGCTCAAATTACAGGTATTCTGGCTCCCTTGATTGCCGTTTCTGTTGTTATGCAACAGATTATGTCATTGCTGGGTGCTCAAGAGACAATCGGTAATTTTGTTACAAGCATGGGTGGTTATTATGCGGTCTTGTTTACAGCCATGGGCATTGTGTTTGTCGCTGGTATGATTTTAGAAAGCCTTCCGGTTACTATTATTCTGGCCCCTATTCTTGCGCCAATTGCGCATTCTGTCGGTGTTGATCCAATCCATTTCTCAGTAATCTTTTTGGTTGGTGCTTCAATTGGGTTTATTACGCCGCCTTATGGTTTGAATCTCTATGTTGCCAGTGGTGTAACTGGGGTTCCGTATTTCCGACTGTTGAAGTTTAGTGTGATTTATCTTGTTGCGCTGCTAATTGTCTGGATAACTGTTGCGTTGACACCTGAGCTTGCTACAATCTTGTTGCCTAAACATTGA
- a CDS encoding TRAP transporter small permease subunit, whose protein sequence is MGTLLAEAGAIITAFFSNDSFIMLDAARKPGAWLVGFFATLTGAFLVLTLYRKVPFLERHFERSVMVYSYLLIAGIIFVEVFRRFLLNEQAPWSTTLPPFLFLIMTWFGCAYNVKLRTHLAFTEFRTNMPRKAQIACLCLDALLWFGFCWIVIVTSTRITMNAAANFQILLGTDNVLQWWFLTSVPIAFMLLAGRVLKNLLDDFDNYKSGAPLIERAVIGGDA, encoded by the coding sequence ATGGGAACGCTATTGGCTGAAGCTGGTGCGATTATTACGGCTTTTTTTTCTAATGATTCATTTATAATGCTCGATGCAGCGCGCAAACCTGGGGCATGGCTCGTTGGTTTTTTTGCGACACTGACTGGCGCGTTTTTGGTACTGACGTTATATCGAAAAGTGCCTTTTCTTGAGCGCCATTTCGAACGTTCAGTGATGGTGTATTCTTATCTTTTAATCGCTGGGATTATCTTTGTTGAAGTGTTCCGGCGTTTTCTTCTTAATGAGCAGGCACCGTGGTCTACGACCCTGCCTCCATTCTTATTTCTTATTATGACGTGGTTCGGTTGTGCTTATAACGTCAAGTTGCGCACCCATTTGGCCTTCACTGAATTTAGAACAAATATGCCAAGAAAAGCTCAAATCGCGTGTCTTTGTTTGGATGCGTTGTTATGGTTTGGCTTTTGTTGGATTGTTATTGTTACGTCCACGCGGATCACTATGAATGCTGCGGCTAATTTCCAAATTCTTCTTGGGACTGACAATGTATTGCAGTGGTGGTTTCTTACTTCGGTGCCAATTGCTTTCATGCTACTAGCTGGACGGGTTTTGAAGAACCTTCTCGATGATTTTGATAATTACAAGAGTGGTGCGCCACTTATCGAGCGTGCTGTGATCGGGGGTGACGCATGA